TCGTGAAGCGCCTCCCGCCATGTCTTCCAGCGTTGCCGTCACCCCGCCGCCCAAATCCCGCGTGCTGTCGGGCATGCGCCCCACCGGGGCCCTGCACCTGGGCCACTACCACGGCGCGCTGAAGAATTGGGTGCGGCTGCAGGATCTGCACGACTGCTTCTACTTCGTGGCCGACTGGCATGCCCTGACCACCGCCTACGAAGACCCGTCGATCATCGAGCGCAGCGTCTACGACATGGTGGTCGACTGGCTGGCCGCCGGCCTCGACCCCGAGAAGGCCACCATCTTCATCCAGAGCCGCCTGCCCGAGCATGCCGAGCTGTTCACGCTGCTGGCCATGGGTACGCCGCTGGGCTGGCTGGAGCGCGTGCCGACCTACAAGGACCAGATCGAGAAGCTCAAGGACAAGGATCTGGCCACCTATGGCTTCCTGGGCTACCCGCTGCTGCAGGCCGCCGACATCCTGATCTACAAGGCCACCTATGTACCGGTGGGCGAAGACCAGGCCTCGCATGTGGAGCTGACGCGGGAGGTGGCGCGGCGCTTCAACCACCTGTACGGCCGCAGCAAGGATTTCGACGCCAAGGTGGCCGCCGCGCTGGCCAAGCTGGGCAAGGACGACACACGCTACTTCGACAAGCAGCGCAAGGCCTTTGGCGAAACCGGCGCCGCCGAGGCGCTGGCCAAGGGCGAGGCCATCGTGCGCAAGGCCGCGATGGTGCTGGACGAGACCGAGACCGAGCTGCTGCTGGGCCACCTGAAGGGCAGCGGCCGCAGCGTGCTGAGCGAGCCGCTGGCCCTGCACACCGAGGTGTCCAAGCTGCCCGGCCTGGACGGCGGCAAGATGAGCAAGAGCTACGGCAACACCATCGCGATGCGCGAAGAGCCCGCGATGGTGCGCCAGAAGATCGCGCGCATGCCCACCGATCCGCAGCGCCAGCGCCGCACCGACGTGGGCGACCCCGCGCGCTGCCCGGTGTGGCAGTTCCACCTGGTGTATTCGGACGAGGCCACCCAGGCCTGGGCGCGCGAGGGCTGCACCACCGCCGGCATCGGCTGCCTGGACTGCAAGGCCCCGGTGGCTGAAGCCGTGATCCGCGAGCAGCAGCCCTGGCGCGAGCGCGCCGAGGCCTACCTGTCCAACCCCAAGCAGGTGCACTGGATCGTCGAGATGGGCACCGAGCGCGCCCGCACCGTCGCCCGCCAGACGATGAAGGACGTGCGCGAGGCGATGGGCCTGCGCTACTGACCCACGCGCGCCGGCCGGGCTGGCCCAGGGGGTCGGCCTGGCCGTGTTGGCCCGTGTCGGCCCGTTTCGGCCGGTGGCAGGCCGCCGAGCCCCCGACGGCACGCCGCGACGCCGTGCCGCTAGGTGCTGGTGTTCAACGGCAGCGCGGCCTGCACCGGGTTGCTGTCGCCATACACCTCCACGCGGTTGCGGCCACCGTGCTTGGCCTCGTACAGCGCCTGGTCGGCGCGGCCGTACAGGCGGTCGGCGCTGACCGTGGTGCCGGCGGGCGCCTCGGCGATGCCGGCCGACACCGTCACGCGCACCGGGCGCCCCAGCTCGTCGGTGGCCAGCGGCGCCGCCGCCACGGCCTGGCGGATGGCCTCGAGCAGCACACGCGCGCCCTCGGCGTCGGCGCCCGGCAGCACCAGGCCAAACTCCTCGCCACCGGTGCGGCCCAGCGCATCCGAGCCCCGCAGGCGTTGGCGGATGATGGCCGCGAAGGCGCGCAGCACCGCATCGCCGGTGCGGTGACCATGCTGGTCGTTGACCTGCTTGAAATGGTCCAGATCCATCAGCACAAAGCTCACCGGGCGTGACTCGCGGCCCTCGCGCCGGGCGCGCCGCAGCTCGTGGGCCAGCAGCGCATCGGTGGTGCTGCGGTTCAGGCAACCGGTCAGGCCATCGTGGCTGGCCAGGTGCTCCATCTGCCGCGCCACACGCTCGAAAACCGCCAGCTGAAAGCCGAAACCCGCGCCCAGCAAGGCCATGAAGGCCATCAGGAAGGTGGCGCCCTGCCCCAGGCTGTGCTGCATCACGCTCTGGTACTCCTCGGGCATGCTCAGCGCATGCCCGGCGCGCACCAGCAGGGCCAGCAGCGCCAGGCCCAGGGTCACGGCCACGGTGCGCAGCGAGGGCTCGTCGCGCCAGCCGTGGCGCAGGATCAGCCGCACCGCGGGCAGCAGCAAGGCGGCAAACAGCAGCGAGACGGCCACCGTGCGCATGTCTTGCGACCACAGCGGCAACAGCAGCAGGCCCAGCCACATGGCGGGCTGCACCTGCCAGGTCCAGCGTGGCGGCGGCGCCTGGCGCAGCATCAGGTGCAGCGCCTGCACATAGGCCAGCAGGCCCAGCGCGATCAGGCCATTGCCCAGCACCAGCGACAGCCACTCGGGCAGCACCAGCCGGGCGAACAGCATCGCAAAGCCGCCCAGCATGGCCCAGTTGCCCAGGGTCCAGCGGCGCAACTCGGGGCGGGCGCGCAGGCCCCGCTGCGCCACCCCCAGTTCGAGCGTGAGCAGCAAGAAACCCAGCAGCAGCGTCACCAGCAAGGTGGGGGTGTGAAGTTGCATCGCGGCAGGCGTTACGGCTGCGGCGCAGTATGCCTGCCCGCACCACCGCCGCGGCCGGGCCAGGCTGCCGCAGCCACCGGGGGCCGGCCGGGGCCAGGGAGAGCGTGGCTGCACGGTAATGCATCACGCCCGGGCCAACTGGGGGCCTATCCCAAGTCAATTCGGCGTGCAAAGACATGGTGGAAACCCTATACTGCACTGCAACATGAATTCAACCCGCTGTGTCCGACCCGGACGCGGCGCTCACAGGAGTCACACCATGACCAGTGCTTCGATGACCTTTGGCCGCCCCACCCGCCTGACCGTGCCGCGCGGTTCGCTGTGGCTGGCCGCCGCCGCCGGCGCCGTGATCGGCGCGCTGCGCCGCCTGGATCAGTGGCAGCTGAAGTTCAGCCGCCAGGAGCCGCAGACCGCCGAGGACGTGCTCGCCTGGGCCAGCCGCATCCAGTCCAGCGACCCGGGCTTCTCGGCCGATCTGCGCGCTGCCGCGCTGCGCTCGATGGGCAAGGCCGACTGATTTGGCGGTCAGAGTTGACGGCAGTGCCCTGCCGTTAGCGTTTTTGCGGTTTTCACGAACACACCTGGTGCCCTGCGGGCGCTAGCATCTCGCGCCGGTTGCCGCCAGAGCAGCCGAAAGTCGTTGCGAGAGGTGGGTTCGATGGACGGTGTCGATGCGGCCCAGCGCCGCCGCTGGCTGCGCCGCAGCCTGGATTGGTGTGCCGTGGCCAGCCTGGGCAGCCTGGGCGGATGTGCCACATGGCGGGCCGACGAGCCCGGCCACACGGGCCATGGCGAGGCAGTGCACGCGTTGCCGCCCGCCACCCAGGTATTGCCGTTTTCGCAGGCCGAGCCCGGGCAGTTGCCGGCCGGCTGGTTTCCTTATGTGCTGCGCCGCGACCTGCCGCGCACCCGCTACGGCCTGGTGCGCGAGGGTGACCGCGTGTCGCTGCGCGCCCACGCCCGCCGCTCGGCCACCGGCCTGCACTGCGCGCTGGACATCGATCCGGCGCAGCAGGGCCGCCTGCAGTTCAGCTGGAAGGTGGCCCAGGTGCACCAGCGCATCGATGTGGCCCAAGCCGAGCTCGACGACTGTCCGGCGCGGCTGATCGTGGCCTTTGACGGCGACCACCAGCGCCTGCCGCTGCGCGAGCGCCTGTTTTTTGACCAGGTCGAGCTGTTCACCGGCCAGCGCCTGCCCTACGCGATGCTGATGTACGTGTGGGATGGCGGCCGCCACGCGGTGGAAAGCGTGCACCGCAACCACCGCAGCAGCCGCATCCAATATCTCACCGTGGAAAGCGGCAGCGCGCGCGCCGGCCAGTGGCTGCACTACCAGCGCGATGTGGCGGCCGACTTCCGGCGCGTGTATGGCGAGGCGCCCGGCCAGGTCATCGGCGTGGGCGTGCTCACCGACGGCGATGCGCTGAAGATCGACCACGAAGCCTGGTACGGCGACATCTCGATCACCTGACCAAGCGCTACCGCCGCTGGATCGGCACCCTCGCCCCCCGATCAGCCCCGCCACCGCGGGCAGCGGCCGCAACGCCGCCACTTGCTCGCGCGCCTACCCGGCCTGCGCCAGCGGCAGCCAGGCACTCACCACCAGGCCCGGATCGGCACTGGCGATGTCCAGCCGGCCGCCGTGCGACTGCGCCACCAGGCGGCTGAGGTAGAGGCCCAGGCCCACGCCACCGCGCTCGCGGCTGCGCGCCGCATCGGGCCGAAAGAAGGGTTCGGCCAGGCGGGCCAGCGTGGCCGGGTCGGCGCCCGGGCCGTGGTCGCGCACCGCCAGTTGCACGCCACCGGCCTGCAGCCCCGTGCTCAGGCGCACCGGCGTGCCGGCACCGTGGCGCAGCGCGTTGTCCAGCAGGTTGCGCAGCAGCAGTTGCAGGCGCACACGGTCGAGGGCCAGCATGGGCAGCGCGGGCGCCAGGTCCAGCGTCACGCCGCGGCCGGCAAACTCGCTGGCCACCAGGCTGCCGGCCAGGGCGTTCAGGTCGGTCGGCTCGCGCTGCAGCGAGGCATCGCCACGCGCCAGGCGCTCGCTTTCCAGCAGGTCGGCGATCAGGTCGCGCATGGCCGCCAAATCGCGCAGCAGCGCATCGCGCTCAGGGCCGTCGGCCACCAGCTCGGCGTTCAGCCGCGCCCGGGTCAGCGGCGAGCGCAGCTCGTGGCTGATGGCCAGCAGCAGGCCGCGCTGGCCTTCGAGCATGCGGTTCAGGCCCTCGGCCATGGCGTTGACCTGGCCGGCCAGCTCGCCCAGCTCGTCGTGGCGGCGCTGCGGGATGGCCTGCGAGAAGTCGCCCGCACCGTAGCGCTGCGCGCCGGCGCGGATGTCGTCGAGCGGTCGCAACAGGTGGCGCACATAGGCAAAGGCCAGCGCGGTGAGCAGCAGCAGCCCGAGCAGCGTGGCCCAGCCGGCCCACACCGGCCGCTGCGGCCATTGCAGGCTGCCGACGCCGAAGACGATGCGGTGGCCGTCGGCGGTGTGGCGGGTGAGCAGGGTGCGCACCATCTCGTCGCGTGGCGAGCGGCCGTCGCGGACCCGCTCGTGGAAGCGCTGGCGATCGGGATGCGAATCCCATTGCAGCCGCGGCCCGTCGATGTGGATGGCCACCGGCAGGCGCTGCACGATGGCCCGGGCGCGCGCCAGGTCAGGCGGGTTGCCGATCTCGGCGGCCAGGCGGTCCACATAGTCGGCGATCAGCGGCATGGCCACGCCGCGCCAGCCGGTGAAAAACACCTGGCGCGTGCCGGCCACGAACACCGCGGTGGTGGCCAGCGCCAGCAGCACGAACAGCGCCACCAGGCGCCAGCGCAGCGAATGGCTCAGCCGGCCACGCAGGCTGCGCGGCGGGTGCGACGGATGGCGCGGGCGAAAGTGCATCAGGTGGTCACGGCAATCAAGGCGTCAAGGGATCACGGTCTCGGCTGCCCGCTGCCGGCCCGTCGCCAGGCGCCAGCGCCAGCGCATACCCGGCATTGCGCAGCGTCTTCACCACCGCCAGTGGCTCGAGCTTGCGCCGCAGCCGGCTGACCAGGATGTCGACCGCGCGGGTGGCCAGATCGGCCTCGCGGCCGCGCAGGCGGTTGAGGATCTCGTCACGGTGGAACACGCGCTGCGGCTCGCGCGCCAGCACCAGCAGCAGCTCGTACTCGGTGCCGGTGAGCGGCACCGGCGCGCCCAGGCGGCGCACCTCGCGCCGGGCGGTGTCGATCAGCAGGCCGTCAAAGTGCAGCACAGCATCGGCCGGCGGCGCGGTGGCCGGCGCCGGTGGCGCCACCGGCCGGGCACGGCGCAGGATGGTCTGCAGCCGGGCCGCCAGCTCGCGCGGCTCGAAGGGTTTGGGCAGGTAGTCGTCGGCGCCCAGCTCGAGGCCCACCACGCGGTCGGTCAGGTCGCCGCGCGCGGTGAGCATCAGGATCGGGATGTCGCTGTCGGCGCGCAGCAGCCGGCACAGTACAAAGCCGTCCATCTCGGGCAGCATCACGTCGAGGATCACCGCGGCGATGCCGCCCTGGGCCAGCCGCGCCTGGCCGGCGCTGGGTGTCAGCGCGGCCTCGAGCTGCAGGTCAAAGCGCTGCAGGTAGGCGGCCAGCGGCGGGCCAAGCTCGGCGTCGTCGTCGATCAGCAGGATGCGGTGCATGGGCCTCGCATCGTCGCATGCGCCGCGGGCGCGGGCGGGATCACAGCCACCGCCGCACGTCCTCGGCATAGTCGCGCCACCAACCGCCAAAGCGCCGGGCCAGCTGCGCCTCCTCGCGCGGCAGGTGCACGCGGTCGAGCCAGATCGCCAGCGCCAGCGCGACGAGGCCCACGCTGAGCGACAGCGCCGCCAGCGCCCAGCCGGCCAGCGCCACCAGCAGGCCCAGCGCCATCGGGTGGCGGCCCAGCGCGTAGGGCCCGTCGTCCACCAGGTGCTGCGGCGCCGCGCCGGGCGCGATGGCCACGCCGGCGCGGTGCAGCGTGTGCGCCGCCCAGCTCACCCAGCCCAGGCCCAGCAGCATCAGGCCCCAGCCCACGGCGCCCAGCGCCTGGGCCGCACTGGGCAAGGCCAGCCACAAGGTGATGCCGGGCATGGCTCAGCCCCGCCAGTGGCCGTGGCGGCCGCGGGCCATGAAGTCGCGCAGCTTTTGCTGCTGCTCGGGCCTCAGGCTGTCGTAGAAATCGGCGGCGGCGCCCATCAGCTTGGGTGCGCCATCGCGCAGCGCGCTGGTCTTGCCGTCGATCAGGGCCTGGCCCTTGGCGCGGTCGAACTGCGGGCCGGCGATCAGCGCCTGGAACTCGGCGCGCGGGCTGGCGCCGGCCTCGCCCGCCGGGCCCATCAGCGCGCGGCGCTGCGCCGCCATGGCCTCGGCCAGGCTGTTGAGCTTGGCCTGCTGGGCCGCGTCGAGCGCCAGCTCGCGGCTGGCGCGCTGCACGATGCGCTCGCGCAGCTCGGTGGCATCGGCCTCGCTGGCCGGCCAGCCGTGGTGCATGCGGTGGCCGCAGGCACTCAGGCCGCCCAGCAGCACGCCGAATCCGGCCACGCCGATCAGGGTGCGTTTGAGCCAGGTCTTCATCATCAGTCTCCCAGGGGTTGGAACATGGCCGCCATCGTGGCGCGGCGCGCCCGGCGCGTCCTTTCAGCGCGGTATCGGCGTGTTTCGTTTCTTTTCAGCGCGGCCAGCGGGCCGCCTGCCGGCGCCGGCCCGGCCGGCCTGGGTATGCTCGCGCCCCGTGACTGCCGCCCTGCCCTGCACCCACGCGCCGCCTGCCGAGGCCGCCGACACCGCCGCCGCCGCGGATGCCGGCCTGGTGCTGATCCACCTCGACGCCCACATCGCCGTGGCCGACAAGCCCGCCGGCCTGCTGTGCGTGCCCGGCCGCGGCCCCGACAAGGCCGATTGCCTGGCCGCCCGCGTGGCCGCCCGCTGGCCCGGCGCCAAGCCGGTGCACCGGCTGGACATGGGCACCTCGGGCCTGGTGGTGTTTGGCCGCCATGCGGCGGTGCACCGGGCCTTGTCGATGGCCTTTGCCGAGCGCCAGGTGGCCAAGCGCTACGAGGCGGTGGTGGCCGGCCTGCCGGCCGCGGACGCCGGCGAGATCGATCTGCCGCTGATCTGCGACTGGCCCAACCGGCCGCGCCAGATCGTCGACCATGGCATCGGCAAACCCTCGCAGACGCGCTGGCGCGTGATCGCGCGCGAACCCGCCACGGGCACCACCCGGCTGGCGCTGGAGCCCATCACCGGCCGCTCGCACCAGCTGCGCGTGCACCTGGCCAGCATCGGCCACCCGATCCTGGGCGACGACCTGTACGCCCCGCCCGACTGGCTTGCCGCCGCGCCGCGCCTGCTGCTGCATGCCGTGGCCTTGCAGCTGCCGCCGGTGCAGTGGCCGCCGGTGCAGTGGCCAGCGGCCGCGCCGGCGGCGGTGCCGGGCGACAACAGCGCCGGCCCGTGGCAGTTCAGCTGCCCTGCGCCTTTTTGATCACCCCCACCCCGCCCCATCGCCCGATGCGCCAAGACGTTCCACTGGCCCAGGCCAGCCGCCTGCTCAACCATGGCCCCACGGTGCTGGTGAGCGCCGCCCACGGCCCGCAACGCAACCTGATGGCCGCCGCCTGGGCCATGCCGCTGGACTTTGATCCGCCCAAGGTGGCCGTGGTGATCGACCGGGCCACCTTCACCCGCCAGCTGATCGCGGCCAGCGGCGAGTTGGCGCTGATGGTGCCCAGCGGCGCCCAGGCCGACCTCACCGTGACCGTGGGCAACACCAGCGGCCAGGCGCTGGCCGAGGCCGATCCGCCCACCGACAAGTTCGCAGCCCAGGGCATTGGGCACTTCGCGGCGCAGCGCATTGCGGCGCCGCTGGTCGAGGGCTGCCTGGCCTGGCTGGAATGCCGCGTGATCGCCTGGCCCGAGCTGAGCGCCGCGCACGACCTCTATCTGGCCGAGGTGGTGGCGGCGCAGGCCGACGCCCGCGTGTTCCACGGCGGGCGCTGGCATTTCGACGACGCGCCGCCGCAGCTGCGCAGCCTGCACCACCTGGGCGGCGGGCAGTTCGTGCTGCCGGGTGCCAGCGTCCAGGGTGAGCGGCGCGCCTGACAAGGTGTGAATGAACCTGCTGCGCGGGCCCATGGCGGCCCTGCGCGACGGTTTCTTCACACCTTGAGAGCGGCCGGCGGCTCAGTGCGCGCCCGGCGCCTCGGCCCGGTGGCCTGGCGCCGGCTGCGCCCAGCCCGCCGGCAGCGCGTGCAGCACCTGGGCCGCGTTGAGCGCGCCCAGGGCCACACCGGCATCGGCGGGAATCCGGCCCTGCGCCATCAGCGCCTCGTAGCGCAACGCCGAAACCCGCAGAAAGGACGCGAAGTTGCCCACCGCACCACGCGCGGCCACCAGTTCGTCGTAGAGCTTCTCGATCAGTTGCACCACGCCCAGGCCGTCGCGCGCGGCGATCTCCTCGAGCACCTGCCAGAACAGGTTCTCGAGCCGGATGCTGGTGACCACGCCATGCAGCCGCACCGAGCGCGTGCGGCTGTCGTAGCTGTGCGGATCGGCGCTGATGAACACCTCACACATGGCGGCTCCGGGTGACGGGTAACGTGCTGACCACTCTAGCGCAGCGGCGCTGGCCGGGGGCCCCGGCTCAGCGGCCAAGGCTTTTTTCGGCCGTGACCGATGGGCGCCTCGAAGCGGCCTGGCTCCAGGCGCAGATCGCCGCCATCGCCCGCGCGTTGGCGAGCTTTTGCAACAACGCGCTGAGGCGCTGTGAGGTGCAAGGCAGGCATGGGTGAACGACGCTCAGCCGCTCTCAAGGTGTGAAGGAACCGTCGCGAGCGGGCTCAGGGTGGTTCGAGCAACGCAGCCATACACCCGTACGGCGAGTCGCGCAGGGCCGCCATGGGCCCGCGCAGCAGGTTCATTCACACCTTGTCAGGCCTCGATGCGCGTGCCCAGAACCTTCAGAAACTGCGCAATCCACGCCGGGTGCGCCGGCCAGGCGGGTGCGGTGACCAGCTTGCCGTCGGTGACGGCCTGGTCGACCGCGATGCCGCAGAACTCGGCGCCGGCCAGCTCGACCTCGATCTGGCAGGCCGGGTAGGCCGAGACGCGCCGGCCCTTGATCAGGCCGGTGGCGGCCAGCAGCTGCGCGCCGTGGCAGACCGCGGCCACCGGCTTGTCGGCCGCCAGGAAGTGGCGCGTGATCTCGACCACGCGGCTGTTCAGGCGCAGGTACTCGGGCGCGCGGCCGCCGGGAATCAGCAGCGCGTCATAGGCCTCGGGCCGCACATCGGCAAAGCTGGCATTGAGCACGAAGCGGTGGCCGGGCTTTTCGCTGTAGGTCTGCGCGCCGTCGAAATCGTGCACCGCGGTGTGGATCCAGTCGCCGGCCTTCTTGTCGGGCGCCACCGCGTGCACGGTGTGGCCCACGGCCTGCAGTGCCTGGAAGGGCACCATGGTCTCGTAGTCTTCGGCGAAATCGCCGCACAGCATCAGGATCTTGCAGGGCATCGCGGTGTCTCCTCGGGAGGGATCGGCAGGGGCGCCGCGGCCAGGCCGCAGCGAGCGCCGATTTTTCCGAGTCGCGGCCCCGGGCGGGTAGCAGCCGGTTGTGACCGTGGCGGCCAGGCCTGCCGGAAGCTCAGCGTGCCGGGGCGGCCGACGCCGCGGCCGCGGCCTGGCCCCCGGCCGCCTCCAGCGGCGCCAGCAGCCGGGCGGCAAAGTCGCGCGGTGCCACGTACTGCAGAACGCCGCGCTCACCGGCGCGCACGCTGGCGGCCAGGCCACGCTCGGGGTACAGCAGCATCGGCGCGCCGCCGGTTTCGCCCAGCACCCGGGCCGGCGGGCCGAAACGCTCGCGCAGATCGGCCTCGCCCAGGCGCAGCGCCGGCACGAAGCTCAGGCCCACCAGGGGCGCGCTGCGCGCCGCCTGGCGGTCGGCGGCATCGAGCTTGAAGCGGCGCACGCCGCCCTCCATCGCCGACGAGCTGCCCACCTGCGCGCGCCAGCGCTGCAGCGTGGCGGCCGGCACCTCGAAGGCCAGCACCAGCCGGCCGCTGACAAAGCCGGCCTGCATCGGATCGACCAGCGCCTCGAGCGCGCCCACCTCGCCCAGGCGGGCCACCAGCGCCACCTGCAGGTGGTCGCCAAAACGCGCCTCGGCCTCGGCCAGCGTGTCGCGCCCCAGGTGCAGGCCAAACACCTGCGCGCTGCCGTCGGCCAGCACGCGCACCTGCCAGGGCAGGCCGGCATCGCCTGGCGCCGGGCCGGCACCTGCCCCGCCACCGGAACCGGTGCGCGAACCCGCGCCGGCCGGCGGCGCCGCGCCGTGATCGCGCATGTGCAGCAGCGGCAGCGCGGCGGCCACCAGCAGCACCAGCAGGCCCAGGCCGCACGCAATCACAACAGGGTGTTTCATCCATCGACTCATGCGGCGGATTGTCGGCGCCCGGCCGCCCCGGGGCGCAGCGTATGCTGCTGCGCCATGACAAGCCATCTGTACATCGTCACCGGGTCGTCGCGCGGCCTGGGCGCAGCGCTGGCGCGCCAGCTGCTGCAACCCGGCCACCGCGTGCTGGGCATGGCCCGCGGCAGCAACCCGGCGCTGCAGGCGCATGCCCAGGCCAACGGCGTGCCGCTGACCCAGTGGACGCAGGACCTGGCCGATGCCGGCGCCGCCGCGCTGCGGCTGGAGCGCTGGCTGGCCGAGTTCGACCCGGCCGACATGGCCAGCGCCACCCTGATCAACAACGCCGGCGTGGTGGGCCAGCCCGGCGCGCTGGACGAGGTGCCGCTGGCCACGCTGTCGCTGGCCATGCGCGCCGGGCTCGAATCGGCGCTGCTGCTCACTGCCGCCTTTCTGGCCGGCACGGCGCGCTGGTCGGGCCCGCGGCGCATCATGAACATCTCGTCGGGCCTGGGCCGCCGGGCAATGGCCGGCAGCGCGGCCTACTGCGCCGCCAAGGCCGGCATGGACCATTTCAGCCGGGTGGTGGCGCTCGAGCAGGCCGGGCGGCCGAACGGTGCACGCATCGTGTCGATCGCGCCCGGCGTCATCGACACCGACATGCAGGCCGAGCTGCGCGGCGCCGATGCCACGCAGTTTCCGGAACAGGCGTTTTTTGCCCAGCTGCATGCCGGCGGCCAGCTCAGCAGCCCGGCCGGCTGCGCCGAGCGCCTGCTGCGCTACCTGGGCCGGCCCGATTTCGGCGCCGAGC
The genomic region above belongs to Aquabacterium sp. OR-4 and contains:
- a CDS encoding tryptophan--tRNA ligase, with protein sequence MSSSVAVTPPPKSRVLSGMRPTGALHLGHYHGALKNWVRLQDLHDCFYFVADWHALTTAYEDPSIIERSVYDMVVDWLAAGLDPEKATIFIQSRLPEHAELFTLLAMGTPLGWLERVPTYKDQIEKLKDKDLATYGFLGYPLLQAADILIYKATYVPVGEDQASHVELTREVARRFNHLYGRSKDFDAKVAAALAKLGKDDTRYFDKQRKAFGETGAAEALAKGEAIVRKAAMVLDETETELLLGHLKGSGRSVLSEPLALHTEVSKLPGLDGGKMSKSYGNTIAMREEPAMVRQKIARMPTDPQRQRRTDVGDPARCPVWQFHLVYSDEATQAWAREGCTTAGIGCLDCKAPVAEAVIREQQPWRERAEAYLSNPKQVHWIVEMGTERARTVARQTMKDVREAMGLRY
- a CDS encoding GGDEF domain-containing protein, whose product is MQLHTPTLLVTLLLGFLLLTLELGVAQRGLRARPELRRWTLGNWAMLGGFAMLFARLVLPEWLSLVLGNGLIALGLLAYVQALHLMLRQAPPPRWTWQVQPAMWLGLLLLPLWSQDMRTVAVSLLFAALLLPAVRLILRHGWRDEPSLRTVAVTLGLALLALLVRAGHALSMPEEYQSVMQHSLGQGATFLMAFMALLGAGFGFQLAVFERVARQMEHLASHDGLTGCLNRSTTDALLAHELRRARREGRESRPVSFVLMDLDHFKQVNDQHGHRTGDAVLRAFAAIIRQRLRGSDALGRTGGEEFGLVLPGADAEGARVLLEAIRQAVAAAPLATDELGRPVRVTVSAGIAEAPAGTTVSADRLYGRADQALYEAKHGGRNRVEVYGDSNPVQAALPLNTST
- a CDS encoding DUF3047 domain-containing protein, producing MDGVDAAQRRRWLRRSLDWCAVASLGSLGGCATWRADEPGHTGHGEAVHALPPATQVLPFSQAEPGQLPAGWFPYVLRRDLPRTRYGLVREGDRVSLRAHARRSATGLHCALDIDPAQQGRLQFSWKVAQVHQRIDVAQAELDDCPARLIVAFDGDHQRLPLRERLFFDQVELFTGQRLPYAMLMYVWDGGRHAVESVHRNHRSSRIQYLTVESGSARAGQWLHYQRDVAADFRRVYGEAPGQVIGVGVLTDGDALKIDHEAWYGDISIT
- a CDS encoding HAMP domain-containing sensor histidine kinase encodes the protein MHFRPRHPSHPPRSLRGRLSHSLRWRLVALFVLLALATTAVFVAGTRQVFFTGWRGVAMPLIADYVDRLAAEIGNPPDLARARAIVQRLPVAIHIDGPRLQWDSHPDRQRFHERVRDGRSPRDEMVRTLLTRHTADGHRIVFGVGSLQWPQRPVWAGWATLLGLLLLTALAFAYVRHLLRPLDDIRAGAQRYGAGDFSQAIPQRRHDELGELAGQVNAMAEGLNRMLEGQRGLLLAISHELRSPLTRARLNAELVADGPERDALLRDLAAMRDLIADLLESERLARGDASLQREPTDLNALAGSLVASEFAGRGVTLDLAPALPMLALDRVRLQLLLRNLLDNALRHGAGTPVRLSTGLQAGGVQLAVRDHGPGADPATLARLAEPFFRPDAARSRERGGVGLGLYLSRLVAQSHGGRLDIASADPGLVVSAWLPLAQAG
- a CDS encoding response regulator transcription factor; the protein is MHRILLIDDDAELGPPLAAYLQRFDLQLEAALTPSAGQARLAQGGIAAVILDVMLPEMDGFVLCRLLRADSDIPILMLTARGDLTDRVVGLELGADDYLPKPFEPRELAARLQTILRRARPVAPPAPATAPPADAVLHFDGLLIDTARREVRRLGAPVPLTGTEYELLLVLAREPQRVFHRDEILNRLRGREADLATRAVDILVSRLRRKLEPLAVVKTLRNAGYALALAPGDGPAAGSRDRDPLTP
- a CDS encoding methyltransferase family protein, with product MPGITLWLALPSAAQALGAVGWGLMLLGLGWVSWAAHTLHRAGVAIAPGAAPQHLVDDGPYALGRHPMALGLLVALAGWALAALSLSVGLVALALAIWLDRVHLPREEAQLARRFGGWWRDYAEDVRRWL
- a CDS encoding Spy/CpxP family protein refolding chaperone, which translates into the protein MKTWLKRTLIGVAGFGVLLGGLSACGHRMHHGWPASEADATELRERIVQRASRELALDAAQQAKLNSLAEAMAAQRRALMGPAGEAGASPRAEFQALIAGPQFDRAKGQALIDGKTSALRDGAPKLMGAAADFYDSLRPEQQQKLRDFMARGRHGHWRG
- a CDS encoding RluA family pseudouridine synthase, giving the protein MLIHLDAHIAVADKPAGLLCVPGRGPDKADCLAARVAARWPGAKPVHRLDMGTSGLVVFGRHAAVHRALSMAFAERQVAKRYEAVVAGLPAADAGEIDLPLICDWPNRPRQIVDHGIGKPSQTRWRVIAREPATGTTRLALEPITGRSHQLRVHLASIGHPILGDDLYAPPDWLAAAPRLLLHAVALQLPPVQWPPVQWPAAAPAAVPGDNSAGPWQFSCPAPF
- a CDS encoding flavin reductase family protein; translated protein: MRQDVPLAQASRLLNHGPTVLVSAAHGPQRNLMAAAWAMPLDFDPPKVAVVIDRATFTRQLIAASGELALMVPSGAQADLTVTVGNTSGQALAEADPPTDKFAAQGIGHFAAQRIAAPLVEGCLAWLECRVIAWPELSAAHDLYLAEVVAAQADARVFHGGRWHFDDAPPQLRSLHHLGGGQFVLPGASVQGERRA
- a CDS encoding ribbon-helix-helix domain-containing protein, with product MCEVFISADPHSYDSRTRSVRLHGVVTSIRLENLFWQVLEEIAARDGLGVVQLIEKLYDELVAARGAVGNFASFLRVSALRYEALMAQGRIPADAGVALGALNAAQVLHALPAGWAQPAPGHRAEAPGAH
- a CDS encoding DJ-1/PfpI family protein; the protein is MPCKILMLCGDFAEDYETMVPFQALQAVGHTVHAVAPDKKAGDWIHTAVHDFDGAQTYSEKPGHRFVLNASFADVRPEAYDALLIPGGRAPEYLRLNSRVVEITRHFLAADKPVAAVCHGAQLLAATGLIKGRRVSAYPACQIEVELAGAEFCGIAVDQAVTDGKLVTAPAWPAHPAWIAQFLKVLGTRIEA
- a CDS encoding SDR family NAD(P)-dependent oxidoreductase, which gives rise to MTSHLYIVTGSSRGLGAALARQLLQPGHRVLGMARGSNPALQAHAQANGVPLTQWTQDLADAGAAALRLERWLAEFDPADMASATLINNAGVVGQPGALDEVPLATLSLAMRAGLESALLLTAAFLAGTARWSGPRRIMNISSGLGRRAMAGSAAYCAAKAGMDHFSRVVALEQAGRPNGARIVSIAPGVIDTDMQAELRGADATQFPEQAFFAQLHAGGQLSSPAGCAERLLRYLGRPDFGAEPIADIRET